The genomic window TATGTCTCAGGTGATTGCACGTTGCTTGGCTGCATCAAAGTGAACCATGAAAAAAATAGTGCTTGGAATGAAACAAGCCCCTACCCTAAAATCGGCTATCAAGCTTTTTATCGAATGAATGTATCAACGCTCCACCCCTTTTCCGGACATTTCGAAGCAACGAAGCGAACGTTTGTGGATCCGAATCAGTATGGAGGTTGGCACCATGGCTGGCATCGTGTGTATGCGTCGGCGCTCACAGAAGCTCTACGCTTCTGACGCCTGATCATGTCATTCGTTAAAAGAAGGAGTGTAATAGGAAATGGTTTTGCCACTTGAATATGAAATTAGAGCGCATACAATTAGCGCTCTAACGAGAAAATCAAAAGACGGGGTTAAGTAAAGAAAGGATTACCTAAAGCGCAGGCAAGAGAACCGTCGCTTTAAAGAGATCACCGTCTACTTCAAGCTGTACATCCCCTCCATGTAATTGGGCAATCGATTTAGCAATAGCGAGCCCGAGACCTGACCCTTCTGTATGACGTGATGAATCACCACGCTTAAACCGCTCAAATAATTCGTCTACATTATCCCCTAATTCATAGTTTGTAACGTTTTTAAAGCTGATTTTTATTCGATTTTCTTCTTTTCGTGCGTGTATATACACCCGGGTTTCAGGAAGCGCATAACGCAGGATATTTGTCAGCAGATTATCAAACACACGCCAAAGCTTTTGCCCATCCACTTTTGCATACAATGGTTCGCTCTCCTCTTTTACGCGAAAATGGAGAGAAGAGGCTTCAATCGCTTGATTACTTTCCGCTAACGCTTGCTTAAGCAATTGATTTAAATCTACGGTTTCCGTTTTTAACTCTACGTTCCCACTCGCCATTTTTGATGCTTCAAAT from Shouchella hunanensis includes these protein-coding regions:
- a CDS encoding NUDIX domain-containing protein, encoding MLVYLKKRGWDLPGGHVEKGETPKAAFQRECFEEGYVSGDCTLLGCIKVNHEKNSAWNETSPYPKIGYQAFYRMNVSTLHPFSGHFEATKRTFVDPNQYGGWHHGWHRVYASALTEALRF